In one Shewanella loihica PV-4 genomic region, the following are encoded:
- the bfr gene encoding bacterioferritin, with amino-acid sequence MKGNQEVIDTLNKLLTGELSAMDQYFVHGLMYEDWGLNELHERISHESDDEREHAKKLVQRILFLEGTPDVASREALNIGKDPQEMLQNDLNYEYQVAANLREAIALCEEKQDYVSRELLEVLLEETESDHMYWLEKQLGLIDKIGLQNYLQSKM; translated from the coding sequence ATGAAAGGCAATCAGGAAGTGATCGACACCCTCAACAAGCTGCTCACCGGTGAGTTGTCGGCGATGGATCAATACTTTGTCCACGGCTTGATGTACGAAGACTGGGGGCTTAACGAGCTGCACGAGCGGATCTCCCACGAGTCTGACGACGAGCGCGAACACGCCAAGAAGCTGGTGCAGCGGATTCTGTTCCTCGAGGGCACGCCAGATGTGGCCAGCCGCGAGGCGCTGAATATAGGTAAAGATCCCCAGGAGATGCTGCAGAATGATCTCAACTATGAGTATCAGGTGGCGGCCAACCTACGTGAAGCCATCGCCCTGTGCGAGGAAAAGCAGGATTACGTCTCCCGTGAACTGTTAGAGGTCTTGCTGGAAGAGACAGAGTCTGATCATATGTACTGGCTAGAGAAGCAGCTGGGCCTCATCGACAAGATAGGTCTGCAGAACTACCTCCAGTCTAAAATGTAA
- the bfr gene encoding bacterioferritin codes for MKGHPNVIRQLNKILTFELTAINQYFLHARMYKNWGLEELNEKCYKKSIKDMKHADKLIERVLFLEGLPNLQQLEKLRIGENPEEMLQCDKTMLEEQLVELRSVIALCETERDYVSREILEDLLEDEEEYLDWIEAQQDLIKMTGIQNYLQSQMESE; via the coding sequence ATGAAGGGTCATCCGAACGTCATTCGTCAGTTAAACAAGATACTGACCTTCGAATTGACGGCCATCAACCAATACTTCTTGCACGCACGCATGTACAAAAATTGGGGTCTGGAAGAGCTCAATGAGAAGTGCTACAAGAAGTCGATCAAAGATATGAAGCATGCCGACAAGCTGATCGAGCGGGTGCTGTTTCTCGAAGGCCTGCCTAATCTGCAACAGCTCGAGAAGCTGCGCATAGGTGAGAACCCGGAAGAGATGTTGCAGTGCGACAAGACCATGCTCGAAGAGCAGCTGGTCGAGCTGCGCAGCGTGATCGCCCTGTGTGAGACGGAGCGAGACTATGTGAGCCGCGAGATCCTCGAAGACCTGCTCGAAGATGAGGAGGAGTATCTGGACTGGATCGAGGCGCAGCAAGATCTGATTAAGATGACGGGCATTCAAAATTACCTGCAGTCGCAGATGGAATCTGAATAG
- the nqrM gene encoding (Na+)-NQR maturation NqrM yields the protein MSTFLAAFVVLLLFFVLMSIGYLVKQKAVAGSCGGLGALGIEKACDCDDPCDKRKAKMAEEEARREKLAKDRII from the coding sequence ATGAGCACTTTTTTAGCGGCTTTTGTGGTATTACTACTGTTTTTCGTTCTTATGTCTATCGGCTACCTGGTGAAACAGAAGGCGGTTGCCGGCAGCTGCGGTGGTCTGGGTGCCCTGGGTATCGAGAAGGCCTGTGACTGTGACGACCCATGCGATAAGCGTAAGGCGAAGATGGCCGAAGAAGAGGCCCGTCGCGAGAAGCTGGCCAAAGATCGTATCATCTAG
- a CDS encoding FAD:protein FMN transferase, whose amino-acid sequence MYKTFIKGLVLAGLAFFISACSQPVKMISMSGQTMGTTYHIKFVGDKQMPDEQLLQAEIDLALEQVNDQMSTYRKDSELSRFNQMTLESSLAVSPDTAKVVQTGIDLYRKTDGALDITLGPLVNLWGFGPDKRPTRVPSAELIAETKAKTGIEYLKVDGLKLSKTNPALYVDLSSIAKGFGVDKVAKLLSKYQPKGYLVEIGGEISLFGVKADDSPWVIAIEQPDEDERVVQQLLEPGNIAMATSGDYRNYYEEEGQRFTHIIDPRNGYPIDHKLASVTVLAKESMIADGYATAMMVLGTEASLALAEREHLAIMLIEKQAQGFKVYYSDAFKPYVGL is encoded by the coding sequence ATGTATAAGACCTTTATCAAGGGGTTAGTCCTGGCGGGACTAGCCTTTTTTATTTCGGCCTGTAGCCAACCTGTCAAGATGATCTCCATGTCTGGGCAGACCATGGGCACCACCTACCACATCAAATTTGTCGGCGACAAGCAGATGCCCGACGAGCAACTGCTGCAGGCGGAGATCGACCTCGCGCTTGAGCAGGTGAACGATCAGATGTCCACCTATCGCAAAGACTCAGAGCTGTCGCGCTTCAATCAGATGACACTCGAATCTAGCCTGGCGGTATCCCCCGATACGGCCAAGGTAGTGCAGACGGGTATCGATCTCTATCGCAAGACAGATGGCGCCCTGGATATCACCCTGGGCCCGCTGGTAAACCTCTGGGGCTTCGGTCCCGACAAGCGTCCGACTCGCGTGCCAAGCGCCGAGCTGATCGCCGAGACCAAGGCCAAGACGGGTATCGAGTATCTTAAGGTCGATGGCCTTAAGCTGAGCAAGACCAATCCTGCTTTGTATGTCGACCTTTCCTCCATCGCCAAGGGCTTTGGGGTCGATAAGGTGGCCAAGCTGCTGAGCAAGTATCAGCCCAAAGGTTATCTGGTGGAGATAGGAGGCGAGATCAGTCTCTTCGGCGTCAAGGCCGACGACAGCCCTTGGGTGATCGCCATAGAGCAGCCCGATGAGGATGAGCGCGTGGTGCAGCAGCTGCTGGAACCTGGCAACATCGCCATGGCGACTTCGGGCGACTATCGCAACTACTATGAGGAGGAGGGGCAACGCTTCACTCATATTATCGACCCGCGCAACGGCTACCCGATCGACCATAAGCTTGCCTCTGTGACCGTGCTGGCTAAGGAGAGCATGATCGCCGACGGTTACGCCACCGCCATGATGGTGCTGGGCACAGAGGCCTCGCTGGCGCTGGCCGAACGTGAGCATCTGGCCATCATGTTGATCGAGAAGCAAGCGCAAGGTTTCAAGGTCTACTATAGCGATGCCTTTAAGCCCTACGTGGGTTTGTGA
- the nqrF gene encoding NADH:ubiquinone reductase (Na(+)-transporting) subunit F, with the protein MGIIESTPIDVYLGVSMFTAIVLVLVLVILFAKSKLVPSGDITIGINHDADKAIKTPAGGKLLGALASNGIFVSSACGGGGSCGQCKVIVKSGGGDILPTELDHISKGDARNGCRLSCQVNVKSDMEIELEEEIFGIKKWECSVISNDNKATFIKELKLAIPDGESVPFRAGGYIQIEAPAHHVKYADFDVPAEYRGDWEHFGFFKLESKVDEETIRAYSMANYPEEEGIIMLNVRIATPPPRNLSLPCGKMSSYIWSLKAGDKVTISGPFGEFFAKDTDAEMVFIGGGAGMAPMRSHIFDQLKRLKSKRKMSFWYGARSKREMFYVEDFDGLAAENDNFVWHVALSDPQPEDNWDGYTGFIHNVLYENYLRDHDAPEDCEFYMCGPPMMNAAVIGMLKDLGVEDENILLDDFGG; encoded by the coding sequence ATGGGTATTATTGAATCTACTCCAATCGATGTATACCTCGGTGTGAGTATGTTTACAGCCATCGTACTGGTCTTGGTGTTGGTGATTCTGTTCGCCAAATCAAAACTGGTTCCGAGTGGCGATATTACTATCGGCATCAACCATGATGCGGATAAAGCAATTAAAACACCGGCGGGCGGTAAACTATTGGGCGCTCTGGCTAGTAACGGTATCTTCGTATCGTCAGCCTGTGGTGGCGGTGGTTCTTGTGGCCAGTGTAAGGTGATCGTTAAGTCTGGCGGCGGTGATATTCTGCCAACAGAACTCGACCATATCTCTAAGGGCGATGCCCGTAACGGTTGTCGTCTGTCTTGTCAGGTCAACGTTAAGTCAGATATGGAGATCGAACTGGAAGAAGAGATCTTCGGTATCAAGAAGTGGGAATGCAGCGTTATCTCTAACGATAACAAGGCGACCTTCATTAAAGAGCTTAAGCTGGCTATCCCTGATGGCGAGTCTGTGCCTTTCCGTGCCGGTGGTTACATCCAGATCGAAGCGCCTGCGCACCATGTTAAGTACGCCGATTTCGACGTACCAGCAGAATACCGTGGTGACTGGGAGCACTTTGGCTTCTTCAAGCTAGAGTCTAAGGTTGACGAAGAGACAATCCGTGCGTACTCAATGGCGAACTATCCTGAAGAGGAAGGTATCATCATGCTGAACGTACGTATCGCGACACCGCCTCCACGTAACCTGTCACTGCCTTGCGGTAAGATGTCTTCATACATCTGGAGCCTGAAGGCTGGCGACAAGGTGACTATCTCTGGTCCATTCGGTGAGTTCTTCGCGAAAGACACCGATGCCGAGATGGTATTCATCGGTGGTGGTGCAGGTATGGCGCCTATGCGTTCACACATCTTCGACCAGCTCAAGCGTCTTAAGTCTAAGCGTAAGATGAGCTTCTGGTACGGTGCGCGTTCTAAGCGTGAGATGTTCTACGTTGAAGATTTCGACGGCCTGGCGGCTGAGAACGATAACTTTGTATGGCACGTGGCCCTGTCTGACCCACAACCCGAAGATAACTGGGATGGTTACACTGGCTTCATCCACAACGTATTGTATGAAAACTACCTACGTGACCACGACGCGCCAGAAGATTGTGAGTTCTACATGTGTGGACCTCCAATGATGAACGCGGCCGTTATCGGTATGCTTAAAGATCTTGGTGTTGAAGATGAAAACATCCTGCTGGATGACTTCGGCGGCTAA
- the nqrE gene encoding NADH:ubiquinone reductase (Na(+)-transporting) subunit E, with amino-acid sequence MEHYISLLIRSVFIENMALSFFLGMCTFLAVSKKVTTAMGLGVAVIVVLAISVPVNQIIYQGILAPGALAWAGVPDADLSFLKFITFIGVIAALVQILEMALDKYFPPLYNALGIFLPLITVNCAIFGAVSFMVERDYNLGESLVFGIGSGIGWALAIVLLAGIREKLKYADVPNGLRGLGITFVTAGLMALGFMSFSGVSL; translated from the coding sequence ATGGAACATTATATTAGTCTATTAATCCGTTCTGTTTTCATTGAAAACATGGCGTTATCCTTCTTCCTTGGTATGTGTACCTTCTTGGCTGTGTCTAAGAAAGTCACCACGGCCATGGGCTTAGGTGTTGCCGTAATCGTGGTATTGGCAATTTCAGTACCTGTTAACCAAATCATCTATCAGGGTATTTTGGCTCCGGGCGCCTTGGCCTGGGCTGGTGTACCCGATGCAGACCTGAGCTTCCTTAAGTTCATCACCTTCATCGGTGTGATCGCGGCGCTGGTTCAAATCCTTGAGATGGCATTGGATAAGTATTTCCCACCGCTATACAACGCGCTGGGGATCTTCCTACCGCTGATCACAGTAAACTGTGCGATTTTCGGTGCGGTTTCTTTCATGGTTGAGCGTGACTACAACCTGGGTGAAAGTTTAGTGTTCGGCATAGGTTCAGGTATCGGTTGGGCACTTGCGATTGTGCTGCTGGCCGGTATCCGTGAGAAGTTAAAATATGCTGATGTCCCTAATGGTCTGCGTGGTCTAGGTATTACCTTCGTGACTGCGGGTTTGATGGCGCTAGGTTTCATGTCGTTCTCAGGTGTGTCTCTGTAA
- a CDS encoding NADH:ubiquinone reductase (Na(+)-transporting) subunit D has translation MADAKELKQVLTGPIISNNPIALQILGVCSALAVTSKMETALVMTIALTAVTALSNLFISMIRNHIPSSVRIIVQMTIIASLVIVVDQVLQAYAYDVAKQLSVFVGLIITNCIVMGRAEAYAMKTPPMMSFMDGIGNGLGYGAILLSVGFVRELFGNGSLFGVEILSKISEGGWYQPNGLLLLPPSAFFLIASLIWIIRTIKPEQVEAKG, from the coding sequence ATGGCTGACGCAAAAGAACTTAAACAGGTTCTGACTGGACCTATCATTAGTAACAACCCGATTGCGTTGCAGATCCTGGGGGTATGTAGTGCCCTGGCGGTAACCAGTAAGATGGAAACTGCCTTGGTAATGACCATAGCTCTGACTGCCGTAACGGCCTTGTCTAACTTGTTCATCTCTATGATACGTAACCACATTCCAAGCAGTGTGCGTATTATCGTTCAGATGACCATTATCGCTTCACTGGTGATCGTGGTTGACCAGGTACTGCAAGCTTATGCCTATGACGTGGCTAAGCAGCTGTCGGTATTCGTGGGTCTGATTATCACCAACTGTATCGTAATGGGCCGCGCCGAAGCTTACGCGATGAAGACGCCGCCTATGATGAGCTTCATGGATGGTATCGGTAACGGTCTGGGTTATGGTGCCATCTTGTTGTCAGTTGGCTTCGTGCGTGAATTGTTTGGTAACGGTTCGCTATTTGGTGTCGAGATCCTAAGCAAGATCTCTGAGGGCGGCTGGTATCAGCCAAACGGTCTGCTTCTGCTGCCACCAAGTGCGTTCTTCCTGATTGCATCGTTGATCTGGATTATCCGTACCATCAAGCCAGAGCAAGTTGAAGCAAAAGGATAA
- a CDS encoding Na(+)-translocating NADH-quinone reductase subunit C has protein sequence MASNKDSFGRTLFVVVGLCFICSVFVSTAAVLLKPTQQENKLLDKQKYILEAAGLVDTKSGEVSKAKILETYDKYVEAKLVDLKSGDWVEGNADTFDTEKAARTLETSFKPEHDIASVKRVANKGVVYLVRDDAGTLQTVIIPVKGYGLWSTMYAFLAVESDLNTVRSLVYYDFTGSGETPGLGGEVQNPKWIAKWKGKKLYDDQGNLAIKVTKNPAVAESVHGVDALSGATLTSNGVQHSLDFWLGKEGFARFLEKARNGGLS, from the coding sequence GTGGCTAGTAATAAAGATTCGTTCGGTAGAACGCTGTTTGTTGTTGTTGGATTATGTTTTATCTGTTCGGTATTCGTTTCTACTGCGGCCGTACTGCTTAAGCCAACTCAACAAGAAAACAAATTGCTTGATAAGCAAAAGTACATTCTTGAAGCCGCTGGCCTGGTAGACACTAAGTCTGGTGAAGTCAGCAAGGCTAAGATCCTTGAGACTTACGACAAGTATGTTGAAGCTAAGCTGGTTGACCTTAAGTCTGGTGACTGGGTTGAAGGCAACGCCGACACATTCGACACAGAGAAAGCGGCTCGCACCCTAGAGACCTCTTTCAAGCCTGAGCACGACATCGCTTCAGTTAAGCGTGTGGCGAACAAGGGCGTGGTTTACCTGGTACGTGATGACGCTGGCACACTACAGACAGTGATCATTCCGGTTAAAGGTTACGGCCTATGGTCAACCATGTACGCCTTCCTGGCCGTTGAGTCTGACCTGAACACAGTTCGCAGCTTGGTGTACTACGACTTTACCGGTTCGGGTGAAACTCCGGGCCTAGGTGGTGAAGTTCAGAACCCTAAGTGGATCGCCAAGTGGAAGGGTAAGAAGCTTTATGATGACCAAGGCAACCTGGCTATCAAAGTGACTAAGAACCCTGCCGTTGCAGAGAGCGTTCACGGTGTTGACGCACTATCGGGTGCAACACTGACCAGTAATGGTGTACAGCACTCACTGGATTTCTGGTTGGGTAAAGAAGGTTTTGCACGTTTTCTTGAGAAGGCGCGCAACGGAGGACTGAGCTAA
- a CDS encoding NADH:ubiquinone reductase (Na(+)-transporting) subunit B, giving the protein MGLKQFFKSIEPQFEKGGKYEKWYALFEAAYTVFYTPGHVNKGRTHVRDNLDLKRMMITVWACAFPAMFVGMYNVGLQAQDALLAGFATPDTWQTALFGLFGTELTADSGVAALMWYGACWFLPIYAVTFAVGGIWEVLFATVRGHEVNEGFFVTSILFALTLPATIPLWMVALGITFGVVVAKEIFGGTGRNFLNPALAGRAFLFFAYPLNMSGDTTWVVADGFSGATALSQAAQGTLEYGFNQAWWDAFLGFIPGSVGEVSTLAILLGGLVIIYTRIASWRIVGGVMVGMIAVSLLLNAIGSDTNPMFAMPWYWHMVLGGFAFGMMFMATDPVSASFTNQAKWAYGILIGAMAVFIRVINPAFPEGMMLAILFANLFAPLFDHFVVQANIKRRIARG; this is encoded by the coding sequence ATGGGCTTGAAACAGTTTTTCAAAAGTATTGAACCCCAGTTTGAGAAGGGCGGGAAATACGAGAAATGGTATGCGCTGTTCGAAGCGGCATACACGGTATTTTATACCCCAGGTCACGTAAACAAGGGGCGTACCCATGTGCGTGATAACTTAGACCTGAAGCGTATGATGATTACGGTTTGGGCCTGTGCATTCCCTGCGATGTTCGTGGGTATGTACAACGTGGGTCTTCAGGCACAAGATGCCTTGCTCGCTGGCTTTGCGACGCCGGATACCTGGCAAACTGCATTGTTTGGCCTGTTCGGTACTGAGCTGACGGCTGACTCGGGTGTTGCTGCCCTGATGTGGTATGGCGCCTGTTGGTTCCTGCCTATCTACGCGGTGACCTTCGCCGTGGGTGGTATCTGGGAAGTGCTGTTTGCTACGGTACGTGGCCACGAAGTTAACGAAGGCTTCTTCGTTACCTCTATCCTGTTTGCCCTGACACTGCCGGCAACCATTCCGCTATGGATGGTGGCGCTGGGTATCACCTTCGGTGTGGTCGTGGCGAAAGAGATCTTCGGTGGTACCGGACGTAACTTCCTTAACCCAGCACTGGCTGGCCGTGCCTTCCTGTTCTTCGCTTACCCGCTAAACATGTCAGGCGACACCACTTGGGTGGTTGCTGACGGTTTCTCTGGTGCGACGGCGCTGAGCCAAGCGGCACAGGGCACACTGGAATATGGCTTTAACCAAGCTTGGTGGGACGCCTTCCTTGGTTTCATCCCAGGTTCTGTTGGTGAAGTGTCTACGCTGGCGATTCTGTTAGGTGGTCTGGTCATCATCTATACCCGTATCGCGTCATGGCGCATCGTTGGTGGTGTGATGGTCGGTATGATTGCCGTCTCTCTGCTGCTTAACGCTATCGGTAGCGACACTAACCCTATGTTTGCGATGCCTTGGTACTGGCACATGGTACTGGGTGGCTTTGCCTTCGGTATGATGTTCATGGCGACTGACCCAGTTTCTGCGTCTTTCACCAACCAAGCGAAGTGGGCGTACGGTATTTTGATTGGTGCTATGGCCGTATTCATCCGTGTCATTAACCCTGCTTTCCCAGAAGGTATGATGTTGGCCATCCTGTTTGCCAACCTATTTGCGCCGCTATTCGACCACTTCGTGGTTCAAGCGAATATCAAGCGGAGGATTGCTCGTGGCTAG
- a CDS encoding Na(+)-translocating NADH-quinone reductase subunit A produces the protein MITIKKGLDLPITGGPEQVIHNGPAIKHVATLGEEYIGLRPTMKIKVGDKVQKGQVIFEDKKNPGVKYTALASGTISEINRGAQRVLQSVVIEVEGDDSVSFAKYDAAALDTLEPQLVRDNLIESGMWPALRTRPFSKAPAVDSTPAGIFVTAIDTQPLAADPAVIINEHKEDFANGLRVLARLTEGKVYLCKAPGADIPAANAQVEEFAGPHPAGLAGTHIHFVLPASAKRTVWHVGYQDVIAIGQLFTTGELNTQRVVAIAGPKALKPRLVRTHSGASIAELTAGETAQGDVRVIAGSVLSGKTATGPHAYLGRFFNQVSLLEEGREQEFIGWAMPGANKFSITRAFLGHLSPSRLFNMTTSTGGSDRAMVPIGNYERVMPLDILPTMLLRDLVSGDTDGAAALGALELDEEDLALCTFVCPGKYDYASYLRDCLDTIVREG, from the coding sequence ATGATTACAATAAAGAAAGGATTGGACCTGCCTATAACAGGCGGACCAGAGCAAGTTATCCATAATGGCCCAGCCATTAAACACGTAGCTACTTTGGGTGAAGAGTATATTGGCCTGCGCCCCACGATGAAGATCAAAGTGGGTGATAAAGTGCAGAAAGGTCAGGTGATTTTTGAAGACAAAAAGAATCCTGGCGTTAAATATACTGCTTTAGCCAGTGGCACCATCTCAGAAATTAACCGGGGCGCCCAGCGTGTTCTTCAGTCTGTCGTCATCGAAGTAGAGGGAGACGACAGCGTTTCTTTCGCTAAATACGATGCCGCAGCGTTAGACACCCTAGAGCCGCAACTCGTACGCGACAACCTGATCGAATCAGGTATGTGGCCTGCATTGCGCACGCGTCCTTTCAGCAAAGCACCCGCAGTTGACTCAACGCCTGCCGGTATTTTTGTGACCGCTATCGATACCCAACCGCTTGCTGCCGATCCTGCCGTTATCATTAACGAGCACAAGGAAGACTTTGCCAATGGCTTAAGAGTCCTTGCACGATTGACTGAAGGTAAGGTGTATCTGTGTAAGGCGCCAGGAGCCGATATTCCTGCGGCCAACGCACAAGTCGAAGAGTTTGCCGGTCCGCACCCTGCGGGTCTTGCTGGTACTCATATCCATTTTGTTCTGCCTGCATCGGCTAAACGCACCGTTTGGCATGTTGGCTATCAAGATGTGATCGCAATCGGTCAACTATTTACTACTGGTGAGCTAAACACTCAGCGCGTGGTAGCGATTGCGGGTCCTAAGGCGCTTAAGCCTAGACTCGTACGCACTCACAGTGGCGCCTCTATTGCTGAGCTAACTGCCGGTGAAACAGCCCAAGGCGATGTACGCGTTATCGCAGGTTCTGTGCTTTCTGGTAAGACGGCAACTGGCCCACACGCCTACTTGGGACGTTTCTTTAACCAGGTTTCTCTGCTTGAAGAAGGCCGCGAACAAGAATTTATCGGCTGGGCTATGCCTGGTGCCAACAAGTTCTCTATCACGCGCGCTTTCCTGGGTCACCTGTCACCGTCTCGTCTGTTTAACATGACGACCAGCACAGGGGGCTCTGACCGTGCCATGGTGCCTATCGGCAACTATGAGCGTGTTATGCCTCTCGACATTCTTCCTACCATGCTATTGCGTGACCTGGTGTCAGGCGATACCGACGGCGCAGCTGCCTTAGGCGCGTTAGAGTTAGACGAAGAAGATTTGGCACTATGTACTTTCGTATGTCCTGGTAAGTATGACTACGCGTCGTACCTACGCGACTGCCTAGATACGATTGTGAGGGAAGGCTAA
- the luxS gene encoding S-ribosylhomocysteine lyase — translation MPLLDSFTVDHTRMNAPAVRVAKTMTTPKGDTITVFDLRFCVPNKEILSERGIHTLEHLFAGFMRDHLNSDRVEIIDISPMGCRTGFYMSLIGTPKEAEVAECWLAAMEDVLKVKQQSEIPELNEYQCGTYEMHSLEQAKEIAKNIIAAGVNVNRNDDLKLSDEILKGL, via the coding sequence ATGCCGTTACTCGATAGCTTCACCGTAGATCATACCCGCATGAACGCCCCTGCCGTGCGCGTCGCCAAGACGATGACCACCCCCAAGGGCGATACCATTACCGTCTTCGATCTGCGTTTCTGCGTGCCTAATAAGGAGATCCTGAGCGAGCGCGGCATTCACACCCTGGAGCATCTCTTTGCTGGCTTTATGCGTGACCACCTCAACAGCGATCGTGTCGAGATCATCGATATCTCGCCCATGGGTTGTCGTACCGGTTTCTACATGAGCCTCATCGGCACGCCGAAAGAGGCCGAAGTGGCCGAGTGTTGGTTGGCCGCCATGGAAGATGTGCTCAAGGTCAAGCAGCAGTCTGAGATCCCTGAGCTGAACGAATACCAGTGTGGCACCTATGAGATGCACTCTTTGGAGCAGGCCAAGGAGATCGCCAAGAACATCATCGCCGCCGGGGTGAATGTGAATCGCAATGACGATCTGAAACTTAGCGATGAGATCCTAAAGGGTCTGTAA
- a CDS encoding BolA family protein codes for MSVKQQIIDTLTQVLAPVHLEVINESDNHHVPPNSETHFKVIVASAAFEGQRLIGRHRAVNEALKAQFDAGLHALSMHTFTPEEWDQEVQVPNSPKCKG; via the coding sequence ATGTCAGTAAAACAGCAGATAATCGATACGCTCACCCAAGTCTTAGCCCCTGTGCATCTTGAGGTGATCAACGAGAGCGACAACCACCATGTGCCGCCAAATTCCGAGACCCACTTTAAGGTGATCGTCGCCAGCGCCGCGTTCGAGGGCCAGCGTCTCATCGGCCGTCATCGAGCAGTCAACGAGGCGCTCAAGGCGCAGTTCGACGCCGGGCTCCATGCCCTGTCTATGCACACCTTTACCCCCGAAGAGTGGGACCAAGAGGTGCAGGTGCCTAACTCGCCAAAATGTAAGGGCTAA
- a CDS encoding ACT domain-containing protein, translating to MNKMFVTTVTGIVTPGVVKAMANLTREAGGEWLSSKVIKMDAWFAALMKVAIAGDKVASLQADFVQQFPELVFSFSDMAEVLSEHTRSLRFNVDCSDRPGLTREIVDILSNLDLEVEQMECNRVHVSTLGQTVFSAKLAVSVPDEISGDSIIELLENVSQDARVSLT from the coding sequence ATGAATAAGATGTTCGTGACCACGGTAACGGGTATTGTCACCCCTGGGGTGGTGAAGGCGATGGCTAACCTGACCCGTGAGGCGGGTGGCGAGTGGTTAAGCAGCAAGGTGATCAAGATGGATGCCTGGTTTGCCGCCTTGATGAAGGTAGCGATCGCCGGGGATAAAGTCGCCTCACTGCAGGCCGATTTTGTGCAGCAGTTCCCCGAACTTGTCTTTAGCTTCAGCGACATGGCCGAGGTTTTGAGCGAACACACCCGCAGCCTGAGATTTAATGTGGACTGCTCAGACAGGCCCGGACTGACGCGGGAGATAGTCGATATCCTCTCCAACCTGGATCTCGAGGTGGAGCAGATGGAGTGCAACCGGGTCCATGTCTCTACCCTGGGGCAGACGGTATTCTCGGCCAAGTTGGCTGTATCCGTGCCCGATGAGATCAGCGGCGACAGCATTATCGAGCTGTTGGAAAACGTCTCCCAAGATGCCAGAGTCAGCCTGACCTAA
- a CDS encoding alpha-ketoglutarate-dependent dioxygenase AlkB family protein, translating to MQQQGFGFEDIGHEAKDEGAAQQQTPRPPITLIPGYLNQAQQGALIDEAEHYPFSRPALTLFGRTHPIPRRQVWFGDDGCDYLYSGLFIRAEPWPKYALRLRQKLQRDFGLVSNGVLVNHYRDGSDTMGWHSDDEAEIVPGSDIASVTLGASRSFFLRHTQSNTKVELMLNSGDLLIMHWPMQSSWQHALPKRAKVTQPRLNLTYRHLIPHFHQG from the coding sequence ATGCAACAGCAAGGGTTTGGGTTTGAAGATATAGGTCACGAGGCCAAAGATGAAGGGGCTGCGCAGCAACAGACTCCCAGGCCGCCTATTACCCTGATCCCTGGGTATCTCAATCAGGCTCAGCAAGGCGCCTTGATCGATGAGGCCGAGCACTATCCCTTCAGCCGACCAGCGCTGACACTCTTTGGCCGCACCCATCCCATCCCCAGACGTCAGGTATGGTTTGGCGACGACGGCTGCGATTATCTCTATTCAGGCCTCTTCATTCGCGCCGAGCCTTGGCCCAAGTATGCCCTGCGCCTGCGGCAGAAACTGCAGCGTGACTTTGGCCTGGTAAGCAATGGCGTGCTGGTCAATCATTATCGTGACGGCAGCGACACCATGGGCTGGCACAGCGACGATGAGGCCGAGATCGTGCCGGGCTCGGATATCGCCTCAGTGACACTCGGGGCCAGTCGCTCTTTCTTTCTGCGCCATACTCAGAGTAACACCAAGGTCGAGCTGATGCTCAATAGCGGCGATCTGTTGATCATGCACTGGCCCATGCAGTCGAGCTGGCAACATGCGCTGCCGAAACGAGCCAAGGTAACCCAGCCTAGACTAAACTTGACCTATCGGCATTTAATTCCACACTTTCATCAGGGGTAA